The Pseudomonas extremaustralis genome contains a region encoding:
- a CDS encoding helix-turn-helix domain-containing protein has protein sequence MTQATALRVQAFTTGDVAAQCSATPGWVQHYQQMSPGHFFGQIRYLDLQGVHVYEESMNTRVEQHFNAPPGALAFCFDGSDNALYLLNGESRNTWITPENYREVAVVFGPQFVQRHGLDLAKLEGLFMAPLTGQQNVLFTRWLSGTLTRLASTHDPIGRDALTQQLLDDCLFILDNACVGLDRSSLQRRSEERRLMVRIGEWAADAPDESINVLELAQIAGVPLRQLQQGFKTYTGMSPAQWLRLRRLNGARRELLSSAQTTVAEVAMNWSFWHLGRFSHSYRALFKELPSETLRRSG, from the coding sequence ATGACACAGGCAACCGCTTTGCGCGTACAGGCCTTCACCACCGGTGACGTGGCCGCTCAATGCAGCGCGACACCCGGCTGGGTGCAGCACTACCAGCAGATGTCTCCAGGGCACTTTTTTGGGCAGATCCGTTACCTCGATCTGCAAGGCGTGCACGTCTACGAAGAGTCTATGAACACCCGCGTGGAGCAGCACTTCAACGCACCGCCGGGCGCCCTGGCGTTCTGTTTCGACGGCAGCGACAACGCGCTGTATCTGCTCAATGGCGAAAGCCGCAACACCTGGATCACCCCGGAAAACTACCGCGAAGTGGCGGTGGTGTTCGGGCCGCAGTTCGTACAGCGCCATGGCCTGGACCTGGCGAAACTCGAAGGCCTGTTCATGGCGCCGCTGACCGGTCAGCAGAACGTGCTGTTCACCCGCTGGCTCAGCGGTACCCTCACCCGCCTGGCGAGCACCCACGACCCGATCGGCCGCGATGCCCTGACCCAGCAGTTGCTCGACGATTGCCTGTTCATTCTGGATAACGCCTGCGTGGGCCTGGACCGCAGTTCGTTGCAGCGCCGCAGCGAAGAGCGCCGGCTGATGGTGCGCATTGGCGAATGGGCGGCGGATGCACCGGATGAAAGCATCAATGTGCTGGAACTGGCGCAGATCGCGGGCGTGCCGCTGCGCCAGTTGCAGCAGGGCTTCAAGACCTACACCGGGATGAGCCCGGCGCAGTGGTTGCGCCTGCGCCGGTTGAACGGCGCACGGCGCGAGTTGTTGAGCTCAGCCCAGACCACCGTGGCCGAGGTGGCGATGAATTGGTCGTTCTGGCATTTGGGGCGGTTCTCCCATAGCTACCGCGCGCTGTTCAAGGAACTGCCCAGCGAAACATTGAGACGCTCCGGCTGA
- a CDS encoding alpha-ketoacid dehydrogenase subunit beta has protein sequence MARKISYQQAINEALAQEMRRDQSVFIIGQDVSGGTGSPGEQDAWGGVLGVTKGLYPQFPDRVLDAPLSEVGYVGMAVGAATRGMRPVCELMFVDFIGCCLDQLLNQAAKFRYMFGGKTTTPLVVRAMYGAGLRAAAQHSQMLTSMWTHIPGLKVVCPATPYDAKGMLIQAIRDNDPVIFLEHKMLYSLQGEVPEELYTVPFGEANFVREGKDVTLVTYGRMVHIALEAAANLARQGIDCEVLDLRTTSPLDEDSILESVEKTGRLVVIDESNPRCSIATDISALVAQQGFSFLRAPIEMVTAPHTPVPFSDALEDLYIPNAAKIEAAVLKIADKRNAA, from the coding sequence ATGGCTCGCAAAATCAGCTATCAGCAGGCAATCAACGAAGCGCTGGCCCAGGAAATGCGTCGGGACCAGAGCGTGTTCATCATCGGCCAGGACGTCTCCGGCGGCACCGGTTCCCCAGGTGAGCAAGACGCCTGGGGCGGTGTGCTCGGCGTGACCAAGGGCCTGTACCCGCAGTTTCCCGACCGCGTACTCGATGCGCCGTTGTCCGAAGTCGGCTATGTCGGCATGGCGGTCGGCGCTGCCACCCGTGGCATGCGTCCGGTGTGCGAGTTGATGTTCGTCGACTTTATCGGCTGCTGCCTCGACCAGTTGCTCAACCAGGCCGCCAAGTTCCGCTACATGTTCGGCGGCAAGACCACCACGCCGCTGGTGGTGCGCGCCATGTACGGCGCTGGCCTGCGCGCCGCCGCCCAGCACTCGCAGATGCTCACCTCGATGTGGACGCACATTCCCGGCCTCAAGGTGGTGTGCCCGGCTACGCCCTATGACGCCAAGGGCATGCTGATCCAGGCGATCCGCGACAACGATCCGGTGATCTTCCTCGAGCACAAAATGCTCTACAGCCTGCAGGGCGAAGTGCCGGAAGAGCTGTACACCGTGCCCTTCGGCGAAGCCAACTTTGTCCGCGAAGGCAAGGATGTGACCCTGGTGACCTACGGGCGCATGGTGCACATCGCCCTGGAAGCTGCCGCCAACCTGGCGCGCCAGGGCATCGACTGCGAAGTGCTGGACCTGCGCACCACCAGCCCGCTGGACGAAGACAGCATCCTCGAAAGCGTGGAGAAGACCGGGCGCCTGGTGGTGATCGACGAGTCCAACCCGCGCTGTTCCATCGCCACCGATATCAGTGCGCTGGTGGCCCAGCAGGGGTTCTCCTTCCTGCGCGCGCCCATCGAAATGGTCACCGCGCCGCACACGCCGGTGCCGTTCTCCGATGCGCTGGAAGACCTGTACATCCCCAACGCCGCGAAGATCGAAGCCGCGGTGCTGAAGATCGCCGACAAGAGGAACGCCGCATGA
- a CDS encoding NAD(P)/FAD-dependent oxidoreductase: MIRASDHAQSYYLASAHAMPERPSLDADLSADVCVIGGGFTGVNTAIELAQRGLSVILLEARRIGWGASGRNGGQLIRGIGHDVSGFAKYVGEEGVRELERAGIDSVTLVGERIRKHGIDCDLRWGFCELANTPAQFAAFKDEQTRLARMGYPHETRLVGPQDIREVVDSTQYAGGLVDMGSGHLHPLNLVLGEARLAESLGVRIFEHTEVLELIHGDSVRVRCAGGSVRAASLVLACNAYLDELEPRLSGKVLPAGSYIIATEPLSAEMVHQLIPQNLALCDQKVGLDYYRLSADRRLLFGGACHYSGRDPADIAAYMRPKMLKVFPQLADTAIAFQWGGKIGITANRFPQVGRLQQYPNVFYAQGYSGHGLNVTHWCARLLAEAIHAGHSHGLDLFSQVPHMTFPGGKALRSPLLALGMLWYRWREWMH, translated from the coding sequence ATGATTCGCGCCAGCGACCACGCCCAGTCCTATTACCTGGCCTCGGCCCATGCCATGCCCGAGCGTCCGTCGCTGGATGCCGACCTGAGCGCCGATGTATGTGTGATCGGCGGCGGTTTCACCGGGGTCAACACCGCCATCGAACTGGCCCAGCGCGGTCTGTCGGTGATTCTGCTGGAAGCCCGGCGCATCGGCTGGGGAGCCAGCGGGCGCAACGGCGGGCAGTTGATTCGCGGCATCGGCCATGACGTCTCGGGGTTCGCCAAGTACGTGGGCGAGGAGGGCGTGCGCGAGCTGGAGCGGGCCGGAATCGACTCGGTGACGTTGGTGGGCGAGCGCATTCGCAAGCACGGCATCGACTGCGATCTGCGCTGGGGCTTCTGCGAGTTGGCCAACACCCCGGCGCAGTTCGCGGCGTTCAAGGACGAACAGACGCGTTTGGCCCGCATGGGGTATCCCCACGAGACGCGTCTGGTGGGCCCGCAGGACATCCGCGAGGTGGTGGATTCGACGCAGTACGCCGGCGGCCTGGTGGACATGGGCTCCGGGCACCTGCACCCGCTGAACCTGGTGCTGGGCGAGGCGCGGTTGGCCGAGTCCCTGGGGGTGCGGATCTTCGAGCACACCGAGGTGCTGGAACTGATCCACGGCGACAGCGTGCGCGTGCGTTGCGCAGGTGGCAGCGTGCGCGCCGCCAGCCTGGTGCTGGCGTGCAATGCGTACCTTGATGAACTGGAACCGCGCCTGAGCGGCAAGGTACTGCCGGCGGGCAGTTACATCATCGCCACTGAGCCGCTGTCGGCTGAAATGGTCCACCAATTGATCCCGCAGAACCTGGCGCTGTGCGACCAGAAAGTCGGCCTGGATTACTACCGGCTCTCTGCCGACCGCCGCCTGCTGTTCGGCGGCGCCTGTCATTACTCGGGGCGCGATCCCGCGGACATCGCCGCGTACATGCGCCCGAAAATGCTCAAGGTGTTCCCGCAACTGGCCGACACCGCTATTGCGTTCCAGTGGGGCGGCAAGATCGGTATCACTGCCAACCGTTTTCCGCAGGTCGGGCGCTTGCAGCAGTACCCGAATGTGTTCTACGCCCAGGGCTATTCCGGGCATGGCTTGAATGTGACCCACTGGTGCGCGCGCTTGCTGGCCGAGGCCATACACGCTGGGCACAGCCACGGCCTGGACCTGTTCAGCCAGGTGCCGCACATGACCTTTCCCGGTGGCAAGGCGCTGCGTTCGCCGCTGCTGGCGCTGGGGATGTTGTGGTATCGGTGGCGGGAATGGATGCATTGA
- a CDS encoding thiamine pyrophosphate-dependent dehydrogenase E1 component subunit alpha, which produces MSTHLSTDQLLHAYTVMRTIRDFEERLHVEFATGEIPGFVHLYAGQEASAAGVMAHLNDEDCIASNHRGHGHCIAKGVDVFGMMAEIYGKKTGVCGGKGGSMHIADQEKGMLGANGIVGAGAPLAAGAALASKLKGSQGVAVAFFGDGGSNEGAVFEAMNLASIMKLPCLFVAENNGYAEATGSGWSVACKDIAERAVGFGMPGVIVDGNDFFAVHAALGVAVERARKGEGPTLVEVKLSRFYGHFEGDAQTYRGPDEVKNLRESHDCLALFRQRCTAEGWLDSAQFERIDGEVAQLIEDAVRLAKSDLKPQAADLLSDVYVAYR; this is translated from the coding sequence ATGTCCACTCACCTGTCCACCGATCAATTGCTCCATGCCTACACCGTGATGCGCACCATCCGTGATTTCGAAGAACGCCTGCACGTGGAATTCGCCACCGGCGAGATCCCCGGTTTCGTGCACTTGTATGCCGGCCAGGAAGCCAGCGCCGCCGGGGTCATGGCCCACCTCAACGATGAAGATTGCATCGCCTCCAACCACCGTGGCCACGGCCATTGCATCGCCAAGGGCGTGGATGTGTTCGGCATGATGGCCGAGATCTACGGCAAGAAAACCGGCGTGTGCGGCGGCAAGGGGGGCTCCATGCACATCGCCGACCAGGAGAAGGGCATGCTCGGTGCCAACGGCATCGTTGGCGCCGGTGCGCCGCTGGCGGCCGGTGCGGCGCTGGCGTCCAAGCTCAAGGGCAGCCAGGGCGTGGCCGTGGCGTTCTTCGGCGACGGCGGTTCCAACGAGGGCGCAGTGTTCGAAGCGATGAACCTTGCGTCGATCATGAAGCTGCCGTGCCTGTTCGTCGCCGAGAACAACGGGTATGCCGAAGCCACCGGCTCCGGCTGGTCGGTGGCGTGCAAGGACATCGCCGAGCGCGCCGTGGGCTTCGGCATGCCGGGGGTGATCGTCGACGGCAACGATTTCTTTGCCGTGCACGCGGCGCTGGGCGTCGCGGTGGAGCGGGCGCGCAAGGGCGAGGGGCCGACGCTGGTCGAGGTCAAGCTGAGCCGCTTCTACGGCCACTTCGAGGGCGATGCGCAAACCTATCGCGGCCCGGACGAAGTGAAGAACCTGCGCGAATCCCACGATTGCCTGGCGCTGTTCCGCCAGCGCTGCACCGCCGAAGGCTGGCTCGACAGCGCGCAGTTCGAGCGCATCGACGGGGAAGTCGCGCAACTGATCGAAGACGCCGTGCGCCTGGCCAAGTCCGATCTAAAGCCCCAGGCCGCCGACCTGCTCAGCGATGTGTACGTCGCTTACCGCTAA
- a CDS encoding SRPBCC family protein yields MPKASAVIEIPVSADQVWQLVGGFNSLPDWLPLIAKSEPLDGGRVRHLQTADGSVVVERMQTFDNVGRTYSYTIEESPFPVTAYLATLQVEALTESSAKVTWSGVFTPAPGTTDEAAEALFTGVYSGGLEALRANFPA; encoded by the coding sequence GTGCCAAAAGCATCAGCAGTGATTGAAATCCCGGTATCGGCCGATCAGGTCTGGCAATTGGTCGGTGGCTTCAACAGCCTGCCAGACTGGCTGCCGCTGATCGCCAAGAGCGAGCCCCTCGACGGCGGCCGCGTGCGCCACCTGCAAACCGCCGACGGCAGTGTGGTGGTGGAGCGTATGCAGACCTTCGACAACGTCGGTCGCACGTACAGCTACACCATCGAAGAATCGCCGTTTCCGGTCACGGCTTACCTGGCGACCCTGCAGGTCGAGGCGCTGACGGAGTCGTCGGCGAAGGTGACTTGGTCCGGCGTATTCACCCCGGCACCGGGCACCACGGACGAAGCCGCAGAGGCACTGTTTACCGGCGTCTACAGCGGCGGGCTGGAAGCACTGCGCGCCAACTTCCCCGCCTGA
- a CDS encoding polyamine ABC transporter substrate-binding protein — protein MRLVKKLLPLALVAAFSSASQAAPTVSVYNWTDYIGETTLADFQAKTGIKVIYDVFDSNETLEGKLLAGRTGYDVVVPSNHFLARQVKAGAFLKLDRAQLPNFKNLDPKLLKLLEKNDPGNAHSVPYLWGTNGIGYNVDKVKQVLGIDHIDSWAVLFEPQNIKKLNQCGVAFLDSADELFPAILNYMGKDPRSENPKDYEEAEAKLLTLRPYITYFHSSKYISDLANGDICVAFGYSGDVFQAANRAKEAKNGVNIAYSIPKEGSNLWFDLLAIPADAGNPKEAHAFINYLLDPEVIAKVSASVGYANANPAAKAFMAPELVNNPEVYPPQSVLDKLYISTTPTPTTMRLMTRAWSKVKTNK, from the coding sequence ATGCGTCTTGTGAAAAAGCTTCTCCCGCTGGCCCTCGTGGCCGCGTTCAGCAGTGCCAGCCAGGCGGCGCCGACGGTGAGCGTCTACAACTGGACCGATTACATCGGCGAGACCACCCTGGCCGATTTCCAGGCCAAGACCGGGATCAAGGTGATCTACGACGTGTTCGACTCCAACGAAACCCTGGAGGGCAAGTTGCTGGCGGGGCGCACCGGGTATGACGTGGTGGTGCCGTCCAATCACTTCCTGGCGCGCCAGGTAAAGGCCGGCGCGTTCCTCAAGCTCGACCGCGCGCAGTTGCCCAACTTCAAGAACCTCGACCCCAAGCTGCTCAAGCTGCTGGAGAAAAACGATCCGGGCAACGCGCACTCGGTGCCGTACCTGTGGGGTACCAATGGCATCGGCTATAACGTCGACAAGGTCAAGCAGGTGCTGGGCATCGACCATATCGACTCGTGGGCGGTGCTGTTCGAGCCGCAGAACATCAAGAAGCTCAACCAGTGCGGCGTGGCCTTCCTCGACTCGGCGGACGAACTGTTCCCGGCGATCCTCAACTACATGGGCAAGGACCCGCGTAGCGAGAATCCCAAGGATTACGAAGAGGCCGAAGCCAAGCTGCTGACGCTGCGCCCGTACATCACGTACTTCCACTCATCCAAGTACATCTCGGACCTGGCCAACGGCGATATCTGCGTGGCCTTCGGGTATTCCGGCGACGTGTTCCAGGCCGCCAACCGCGCCAAGGAAGCCAAGAACGGGGTGAATATCGCCTACTCGATTCCCAAGGAAGGCTCCAACCTGTGGTTCGACCTGCTGGCGATCCCCGCCGACGCCGGTAACCCGAAAGAGGCCCATGCGTTCATCAACTACCTGCTCGACCCCGAAGTGATCGCCAAGGTCAGCGCCTCGGTGGGTTACGCCAACGCCAACCCGGCGGCCAAGGCCTTCATGGCCCCGGAACTGGTGAACAACCCTGAGGTGTACCCGCCCCAGTCCGTGCTCGACAAACTCTACATCTCCACCACGCCGACCCCGACGACCATGCGCCTGATGACCCGCGCGTGGAGCAAAGTGAAGACCAACAAATGA
- a CDS encoding sensor histidine kinase: MSLLNPSKGWRSSSSRLLALYSSLFVAWSCILMGVLYYEVSDYLSDLSRHSLMQRQHLFQRFDGEELVEALTTSMTFDMKGVDAYGLFDGRFNPLSGPIRAIPQDLPLDGKIHTLSNCVDSDDPKLPKDSCDAVATHTDDGRWLVLVRANGSLFGVTRIIWHALLWALSLTIIPGAAGWHLLRRRPLRRIRGIQASAEAIVAGDLTHRLPLSNRRDELDMLAAIVNAMLDRIEKLMNEVKGVCDNIAHDLRTPLTRLRAQLYRIKQEAEQESDYAVKLDDAIAETDTLMARFRGLLRISELEDHQRRSGFLVMDPLPLLRELHDFYLPLAEEGELQLRLETPDSLPWITGDRALLFEALANLLSNSIKFSPPGGEVILRGLNDGGSTRIEVHDSGPGIPAAERDAVFQRFYRVDEGDQRGGFGLGLSIVAAIINLHGFKLEVGSSAKGGARLILECRQQLMPDT, translated from the coding sequence ATGTCATTGCTGAACCCCTCTAAGGGCTGGCGTTCTTCCAGCAGTCGTCTGCTGGCGCTGTACAGTTCGTTGTTCGTGGCCTGGAGCTGCATCCTCATGGGGGTGCTGTACTACGAGGTGTCGGATTATCTGAGCGACCTGTCGCGCCACTCCCTGATGCAGCGCCAGCACTTGTTCCAGCGTTTCGACGGCGAAGAACTGGTGGAAGCCCTGACCACCAGCATGACCTTCGACATGAAGGGCGTGGACGCCTACGGACTGTTCGATGGACGATTCAACCCCCTGAGCGGGCCGATCCGCGCGATCCCACAGGACCTGCCCCTGGATGGCAAGATCCACACCCTGTCCAACTGCGTCGATTCCGACGACCCCAAACTGCCCAAGGACAGCTGCGACGCCGTGGCCACCCACACCGACGACGGGCGCTGGCTGGTGCTGGTGCGCGCCAACGGTTCGCTGTTCGGCGTTACGCGGATCATCTGGCATGCGTTGCTGTGGGCGCTGTCCCTGACGATCATCCCCGGCGCCGCCGGCTGGCACTTGTTGCGCCGCCGCCCGCTGCGGCGGATTCGCGGGATCCAGGCCAGCGCCGAAGCCATCGTCGCCGGCGACCTGACCCACCGCTTGCCACTGTCGAACCGGCGTGACGAACTGGACATGCTCGCGGCCATCGTCAATGCCATGCTCGACCGCATCGAGAAGCTGATGAACGAAGTCAAGGGCGTGTGCGACAACATCGCCCACGACCTGCGCACCCCACTCACGCGTTTGCGTGCGCAGCTTTACCGCATCAAGCAAGAGGCTGAGCAGGAGTCGGACTACGCGGTAAAACTCGACGATGCGATTGCCGAGACCGACACCCTGATGGCGCGCTTTCGCGGGCTGTTGCGCATCTCCGAGCTGGAAGACCACCAACGCCGCTCGGGTTTCCTGGTCATGGACCCGTTGCCGCTGTTACGCGAATTGCACGATTTCTACCTGCCCCTGGCGGAAGAAGGTGAATTGCAACTACGCCTGGAAACCCCGGACTCCCTGCCGTGGATCACCGGCGACCGCGCACTGCTGTTCGAAGCCCTGGCCAACCTGCTGAGCAACTCGATCAAGTTCTCGCCACCGGGCGGCGAAGTGATCCTGCGCGGGCTCAACGATGGCGGCAGCACACGCATCGAAGTGCACGACTCCGGCCCGGGCATACCGGCCGCGGAACGCGACGCAGTGTTCCAGCGCTTCTACCGCGTGGACGAAGGCGACCAGCGCGGCGGCTTCGGCTTGGGCCTGTCGATTGTGGCGGCGATCATCAACTTGCACGGATTCAAGCTGGAAGTGGGCAGCAGCGCAAAAGGCGGCGCACGCCTGATCCTGGAGTGCCGCCAGCAATTGATGCCCGACACCTGA
- a CDS encoding acetoin dehydrogenase dihydrolipoyllysine-residue acetyltransferase subunit, giving the protein MIHTLTMPKWGLSMTEGRIDVWLKQPGDRVEKGEEVLDVETDKISSSVEAPFSGVLRRVLALSDETLPVGALLGIVVEGEATEAEIDAVIESFNAGFVSSAAEAEACGPSAQKVELGGRLLRYLDQGEGGTPLVLVHGFGGDLNNWLFNQPALAAERRVIALDLPGHGESGKSLHTGDAEELSQAVLALLDHLELDRVHLAGHSMGGLVSLSVARQAPARVASLTLIASAGLGADINADYLQGFTDAANRNALKPQLVQLFSDPALVTRQMLEDMLKFKRLEGVDQALRQLNAQLFEGGRQRLDLRNVVGQQPSLVIWGSDDAIIPADHAQGLEAQVEILPGQGHMVQLEAAERVNQLMAAFLKP; this is encoded by the coding sequence ATGATCCATACCTTGACCATGCCCAAGTGGGGCTTGTCGATGACCGAAGGCCGCATCGATGTCTGGCTCAAGCAACCCGGCGACCGGGTGGAGAAGGGCGAGGAAGTGCTGGATGTAGAGACCGACAAGATCTCCAGCAGCGTCGAGGCACCGTTCAGCGGCGTTTTGCGCCGCGTGCTGGCGCTGAGCGACGAGACCTTGCCGGTGGGCGCGCTGCTGGGGATCGTGGTGGAGGGCGAGGCCACGGAAGCGGAGATCGACGCGGTGATCGAGAGCTTCAACGCCGGCTTCGTGTCCAGTGCCGCCGAGGCCGAAGCGTGCGGGCCGAGTGCGCAGAAAGTCGAACTGGGCGGGCGCTTGTTGCGCTATCTCGACCAGGGCGAGGGCGGTACGCCGCTGGTGCTGGTGCATGGCTTCGGTGGCGACTTGAACAACTGGCTGTTCAACCAACCGGCCCTGGCCGCCGAGCGCCGGGTGATCGCCCTTGACCTGCCGGGGCATGGCGAGTCGGGCAAGTCGCTGCACACGGGGGATGCCGAGGAATTGAGCCAGGCGGTACTGGCCTTGCTCGATCACCTCGAACTCGATCGCGTGCACCTGGCCGGGCACTCGATGGGCGGGCTGGTCAGCCTGAGCGTGGCGCGCCAGGCCCCCGCGCGCGTCGCCTCACTGACCCTGATCGCCAGCGCCGGCCTGGGCGCGGACATCAACGCCGACTACCTGCAAGGCTTTACCGACGCCGCCAACCGCAACGCGCTCAAGCCGCAGTTGGTGCAACTGTTCAGCGACCCGGCGCTGGTGACGCGGCAGATGCTTGAAGACATGCTCAAGTTCAAGCGCCTGGAAGGCGTGGATCAGGCGCTGCGCCAGCTCAATGCCCAACTGTTCGAAGGCGGGCGACAGCGCCTGGATCTGCGTAACGTGGTGGGGCAGCAGCCGAGCCTGGTGATCTGGGGTAGCGACGACGCAATCATCCCGGCAGACCACGCCCAAGGACTGGAGGCCCAGGTGGAAATCCTGCCGGGGCAAGGGCACATGGTGCAGTTGGAAGCGGCAGAACGAGTCAACCAACTGATGGCAGCCTTCCTCAAGCCCTAG
- a CDS encoding glutamine synthetase family protein has translation MNAPFDQLSAWLKEHKITEVECVISDLTGIARGKIAPTNKFLHERGMRLPESVLLQTVTGDFVDDEIYYDLLDPADIDMVCRPVANATYVVPWAIEPTAIVIHDTFDKQGNPIELSPRNVLKKVLQLYTEQGWQPIVAPEMEFYLTQRCEDPDLPLKTPIGRSGRAETGRQSFSIDAANEFDPLFEDVYDWCEAQGLDLDTLIHEDGPAQMEINFRHGDALDLADQITVFKRTLREAALKHNVAATFMAKPVADEPGSAMHLHQSVVDIATGQPVFVDADGNMSQLFLHHIGGLQKYIPKLLPMFAPNVNSFRRFLPDTSAPVNVEWGEENRTVGLRVPTSSPDAMRVENRLPGADANPYLAIAASLLCGYLGMIERIEPSAPVEGRAYERRNLRLPFTLEDALARMEDCDTVKHYLGDKFVRGYVAVKRAEHENFKRVISSWEREFLLLSV, from the coding sequence ATGAATGCCCCCTTCGATCAGCTGTCGGCCTGGCTGAAAGAACACAAGATCACTGAAGTCGAATGCGTGATCAGCGACTTGACTGGCATCGCACGCGGCAAGATTGCGCCCACCAACAAGTTCCTGCATGAGCGAGGCATGCGCCTGCCGGAAAGTGTGTTGCTGCAAACGGTGACCGGGGACTTTGTCGACGACGAGATCTACTACGACCTGCTCGACCCGGCCGATATCGACATGGTCTGCCGCCCCGTCGCGAACGCCACCTACGTGGTGCCCTGGGCCATCGAACCCACCGCGATCGTGATCCACGACACCTTCGACAAACAGGGCAACCCCATCGAACTGTCGCCGCGCAACGTGCTGAAAAAGGTCCTGCAGCTCTACACCGAGCAGGGCTGGCAGCCGATCGTCGCGCCGGAAATGGAGTTCTACCTGACCCAACGCTGCGAAGACCCGGACCTGCCGCTGAAAACCCCGATTGGCCGTTCCGGTCGTGCCGAAACCGGGCGCCAGTCGTTCTCCATCGATGCGGCCAACGAGTTCGATCCGCTGTTTGAAGATGTCTACGACTGGTGCGAAGCCCAGGGCCTGGACCTCGATACGCTGATCCACGAAGACGGCCCGGCGCAGATGGAAATCAACTTCCGCCACGGTGACGCTCTCGACCTGGCCGATCAGATCACCGTGTTCAAACGCACCCTGCGCGAAGCCGCGCTCAAGCACAACGTGGCCGCGACGTTCATGGCCAAGCCGGTGGCCGACGAACCGGGCAGCGCCATGCACCTGCACCAGAGCGTGGTGGACATCGCCACCGGCCAACCGGTGTTCGTCGACGCCGACGGCAACATGAGCCAGCTGTTCTTGCATCACATCGGCGGCCTGCAAAAGTACATCCCCAAGCTGCTGCCGATGTTCGCGCCGAACGTGAACTCGTTCCGCCGCTTTCTGCCGGACACCTCGGCGCCGGTCAACGTGGAGTGGGGTGAAGAAAACCGCACCGTCGGCCTGCGCGTGCCCACCTCCAGCCCCGACGCCATGCGCGTGGAAAACCGCCTGCCGGGCGCGGATGCCAACCCGTACCTGGCGATTGCGGCAAGCCTGCTGTGCGGCTACCTGGGCATGATCGAACGCATCGAACCGAGCGCCCCGGTCGAAGGCCGCGCCTATGAGCGGCGCAACCTGCGCCTGCCGTTCACCCTCGAAGACGCCCTGGCGCGGATGGAGGACTGCGACACGGTCAAGCATTACCTGGGCGACAAGTTCGTACGCGGCTACGTCGCGGTCAAGCGCGCCGAGCATGAAAATTTCAAACGGGTGATCAGTTCCTGGGAGCGGGAGTTCCTGCTGCTGAGCGTCTAA